In the genome of Candidatus Hydrogenedentota bacterium, the window CCCTCCTCGGACATGTAGAAAAGGCTGGTGGCGTTGCCCGCCAGTTCCATCAGGCCGGCCTGGCCGTCCTCGTCGGCGTTCATGGCCGCCTTGATGCAGCGGATGGCCATGGGCGACTTCTCCAGAATTTCACGGCACCACTGGAGGGTTTCCTCCTCGAGCCGGGCCAGGGGCACCACCGTGTTGATCATGCCCATTTC includes:
- a CDS encoding 1,4-dihydroxy-2-naphthoyl-CoA synthase (catalyzes the formation of 1,4-dihydroxy-2-naphthoate from O-succinylbenzoyl-CoA) — its product is EMGMINTVVPLARLEEETLQWCREILEKSPMAIRCIKAAMNADEDGQAGLMELAGNATSLFYMSEEGQEGRNAFNEKRPPDFSRFPRNP